The Camelina sativa cultivar DH55 unplaced genomic scaffold, Cs unpScaffold11058, whole genome shotgun sequence region TGGAGTCTCTAAATCTTGTTAAAAGCGACAATGTCAACACTTTGGATGTACTCATTGTTAGGTTCTGAAGTGAGATGGTCTTCAATGAGGTTGTCCACAGACACAAGGTCATCAACAATGGTCATCATAATTGTGAGTTTCTTTATCCCGTAACCAACAGGTACCAATTTCGCTGCAA contains the following coding sequences:
- the LOC104775260 gene encoding elongation factor 1-beta 1, with the translated sequence MKKLEEAVRSVQMPGLTWGASKLVPVGYGIKKLTIMMTIVDDLVSVDNLIEDHLTSEPNNEYIQSVDIVAFNKI